The Deltaproteobacteria bacterium genome contains a region encoding:
- a CDS encoding HU family DNA-binding protein, producing the protein MTKAELVERMAKDAGISKAAATKALNSFVDSVKKALKKKDGKLTLVGFGTFAKIRRKARTGVNPATGKKIKIKARNAVKFKPGKGLKDAI; encoded by the coding sequence ATGACAAAGGCAGAACTGGTGGAACGGATGGCAAAGGATGCGGGGATCTCAAAGGCTGCGGCCACCAAGGCGCTGAACTCATTTGTTGACAGTGTCAAGAAAGCTCTTAAGAAAAAGGACGGAAAGCTCACACTGGTTGGTTTCGGCACATTTGCCAAAATCCGTCGCAAGGCCCGTACAGGCGTAAACCCCGCGACAGGCAAAAAGATAAAGATCAAGGCACGCAATGCTGTAAAGTTCAAACCGGGCAAAGGCCTCAAAGACGCCATTTAG